DNA from Thermoplasmata archaeon:
AGTCAGGATTGAATTTATAATATTTTTTAAACGCCTCTTCAATGCTATCTACAGATGGTTCTGGCATAACATCTGTAAATATCTTATATTCTATCTTTTCAAACATTTTTTCAATTTTCTTTTTGAATAACTTGTAAATGTTCTGATCTGTAACCACCAGCGCCTTTCTAATATTTTCATTGGTTAAAATCTCGGATATATCATCGGTCTGATCTCGCTGAAAATATATTTTTCTGGGAAACGTAAAAAGAGACATAATTACTCCAGATACATTGTAGGTATGCTCTGCGCAACCTTGACCATCGCTATTGCCGCTGACGCATATCTTAAAAGCACAGCAATGTTCCCGACCACTTTCATCTGCCCTGTTAACATTGCCTGCGTAGGATTGATCTTGCCATCTATTATCTTTTTCCAGTTGCTATATGTAGCTGTAAGTTTAAACGGTGCAGTTTTTTCTGGATCTTTTACAACTTCACAGTTTTCGCAGATCCCGTCCTTGAGATAGAGAATAAAAGTGTCAAACTGAGGTTTTTCTTTAAGACTGTCCAATTCTATCATTTTAAACAGTATTGGATCTTTCCAGCCTTTTCCAGCTTTATTATAATCTGGAGATTCTTTAAGCCTTTTACAATATTCATTGACCCATTCCTCTGAGGGAAACAACATTTTATTTTCCATAGTATGTATTAATGGATACTACAATATATAAACATTTCTCGATTTTTTAGATTTCTTATTTAAGAACATTTAAATATTATTTGGATAATATCACTTTTTAATGAAAAAAATTTTGTCTGCGCTGATTGTATTAATCCTGATTTTAGTTTTGTTCATTCCTCTCACAGAAGCAACAACACATTCTGACAGTACTAAAACGCCGGTAAAACACGTGATTAACATATTTCTTGAAAATCATACTTTTGATAATTTTTTTGGCATCTATCCATCTGATTCTTTGAACACTAGTATGGTAAAAAACCTATCTGTGCCTGTAAATTTATTGCAAAATAGATCACTTCTTAACTCTTTAACTGCAGTGCCACCCTATCAATATTCTACAGCAGATCCTGTGGAAGGGTACTTAGCTTACCATGCTGACTGGAACAATGGTAAGATGAACAATTTCAAGAATGGCAGTGGCCCACAATCCATGACCTATTATACAGCCTCTCAACTGGGACCCTTATGGGACCTTGCAGAACAGTACTCTATCGCCGATATGTACTTTGCACCACAGTTGTCCGAAAGCGCTCCAAATACACTTTATTATTATGCTGGGTACTCTCCAGTATTCAATGATTATGGGCCTGTTCCCTATATCCCATTCTCAGAAACAATCTTTGGTGAATTGAACAGTTTTAATATAAGCTGGGGCGCTTTTGTTTACAATCCCGCATCTAAATCATTTGATGAGTCAGCTTATATTGCGGGATTAAACAATTATTCTGATCATATACAGGGATGGAACACTTTTATTTCAGATCTCGCAAATGGCACATTGCCTTCAGTAAGCTGGATCTTTTCTCAAGATACAAATGGCGGACAGTACAGTATGGGTGCACCTTACAATGTATTGAAAGGAGAATTGTGGATCA
Protein-coding regions in this window:
- a CDS encoding SCP2 sterol-binding domain-containing protein, coding for MENKMLFPSEEWVNEYCKRLKESPDYNKAGKGWKDPILFKMIELDSLKEKPQFDTFILYLKDGICENCEVVKDPEKTAPFKLTATYSNWKKIIDGKINPTQAMLTGQMKVVGNIAVLLRYASAAIAMVKVAQSIPTMYLE
- a CDS encoding alkaline phosphatase family protein, which codes for MKKILSALIVLILILVLFIPLTEATTHSDSTKTPVKHVINIFLENHTFDNFFGIYPSDSLNTSMVKNLSVPVNLLQNRSLLNSLTAVPPYQYSTADPVEGYLAYHADWNNGKMNNFKNGSGPQSMTYYTASQLGPLWDLAEQYSIADMYFAPQLSESAPNTLYYYAGYSPVFNDYGPVPYIPFSETIFGELNSFNISWGAFVYNPASKSFDESAYIAGLNNYSDHIQGWNTFISDLANGTLPSVSWIFSQDTNGGQYSMGAPYNVLKGELWIMYIINKIESSPIWNSTTVFITWDDPGGYYDQISPPTLDGVQLGMRLPLIVVSPYAKEDYISSTVMNHASILAFIDYNWNIPALNKFVSNSNIPIDMFNFNQSYQNGNIARAPISFNTVPLPSSIEFNLPSNSSRYNFSSIFPMVPQYSFSNLTYSRLGYTTLNLSALNSGIFVTNDISETPFYYTPAFFILIIIIDAILLALIIWIRGGSFDRKK